One window from the genome of Andrena cerasifolii isolate SP2316 chromosome 3, iyAndCera1_principal, whole genome shotgun sequence encodes:
- the Chp gene encoding leucine rich repeat containing G protein-coupled receptor chaoptin isoform X2 yields MVKVGYALMIFTLLLMMWAVMVRMHELPVQYPPCFFNPLCTCSKAIPDLGIVTCYNVPMPRIPQPINSSKVFMLQLENNGLMFLQSQFLMNTGLYSLRIKHNPLADIPDEAFLGLERSLWELELPYNRLERVPSRSFRHLQKLQLLDLTGNKISKIAADNWRGLENSLQKLHLGRNAIDKLPADAFAGLTYLDMLDLRENNLKEIDPSVFRDGMAHLVHLYLNGNQLTHIPYAQLSSLKRVKVLDLSYNRISKMLNMQQEPEIRGIQMSLDTLRLDYNQIEILMPGDFQHFHKVNKTYLDGNPLTMIEEGAFRDSRIRELYFSDCDLMQVSSAEFAGLESSLELLDLSGNNITTLPSPIFQEYDFLRTLNFRENKLQTFSPAEVFNGFQYSLYNLDLSGKENSVVSLQDLRQMRNMRFLSISRMPQSTLSTDDFMEYGMDIKELRIVKSNLNTIKSHAFMHVRGIKYLDFTENSISSIEDEAFSEVGHSLLTLRMSHGLSSSVSEIPIKPFKFLTNLQHLDFSNNKIKSLPDTSFHFLKRIKRIELQDNEIDNIRKGTFQGDIHSTLEEVNFAYNKITTIQTHTFVDLLKLTMINLEDNAIDRIERRAFMNMKLLKYINLRGNKIKDITDESFQNLPDLEFLDLAYNDLNEFDFASFDQVGTLSSFKVNASHNEIPKLWINSTTFTPPTTIGGTIQSNIKVLDLSFNNISDIMRYYFKPVEYSLTHLHLSHNHLSNVTQGVFGNMPHLQWLDLSHNELMEVDFDCFRNTRNIQVLFLSWNNIIDIPAETLRPLKKLRIIDLSHNKLRTMPDNMFSDASIESLDLSHNQFMRLPIKTMSMSSAASLSMLDISWNSLSGIHTTDAIFRLRSLTWLDLSYNRLVRLDDGVFTDLPYLTHLDLSHNKQLLLESRGRTFHGLEDSLLYLDLSNISLLSVPELPLRRLQTLYLAHNELASIAPEMASNLTALHYLDLSANDLTVVPLITHTLPELKTFNLADNPITAISNTSFLGIADSLEELDIRRLSLSTFEAGALCKATKLRRLYITAYNGVKNFNFPGILEYNHGLRHLVIDVQNDTDLEKEMNGKFPYKLFNVTLTGRALKNIHTDILHGIRNPHLHFGMYNTSVDTVPQKMFENAEWVRNVTVHLYHSDVRTLHNPSNGYKPGVTGKRFLMKLTVAGSYFTCDCDIGWMETWQRKHRQYQEDRCSTYSEFKNFEKNEEDEEFDCWNNDWDDDLRESFCLNKNNISVLEALKSDLECGWGAGGYIHPPHHLVLLLLVILAATIY; encoded by the exons ATGGTGAAAGTGGGTTACGCTCTAATGATTTTCACCCTGTTGCTGATGATGTGGGCGGTGATGGTCCGGATGCACGAGCTGCCCGTGCAATACCCACCGTGTTTCTTCAACCCCCTTTGCACCTGCTCGAAAGCTATCCCCGATCTCGGCATAGTCACCTGTTACAACGTCCCGATGCCGCGGATACCTCAGCCGATCAACTCTTCGAAGGTGTTCATGCTGCAACTGGAGAACAACGGGCTGATGTTCCTGCAGTCGCAATTTCTCATGAACACAG GTCTGTACAGCCTACGGATCAAGCATAATCCCCTGGCCGACATCCCGGACGAAGCTTTCCTAGGGCTTGAGAGATCGTTATGGGAGCTCGAATTACCCTACAATCGACTGGAGAGGGTTCCCAGCAGGTCGTTCAGGCATTTGCAGAAACTGCAACTTCTCGATCTGACAG GTAACAAGATATCGAAGATCGCCGCGGACAATTGGCGCGGCCTGGAGAATTCTCTGCAAAAGCTGCACCTGGGACGTAACGCGATCGACAAACTTCCGGCGGACGCGTTCGCCGGCCTCACCTACTTGGACATGCTCGATCTCAGGGAGAACAACCTGAAGGAGATCGACCCGTCCGTGTTCAGGGATGGCATGGCTCATCTGGTGCACCTCTACCTGAACGGAAACCAACTCACCCACATACCGTACGCGCAGCTGTCCTCCCTGAAGCGCGTGAAGGTCCTCGATCTCAGCTACAACAGGATATCGAAGATGCTGAACATGCAGCAGGAACCAGAGATCAGGGGGATACAGATGTCTCTGGACACTCTGCGGCTGGATTACAATCAGATCGAGATCCTGATGCCTGGTGACTTCCAGCACTTCCATAAAGTCAACAAGACCTACCTCGATGGCAATCCTTTGACTATGATCGAG GAGGGGGCATTTAGGGATTCCAGGATACGGGAGCTTTATTTCAGCGATTGCGATCTCATGCAAGTCAGCTCCGCCGAGTTCGCCGGGCTGGAGTCGTCCCTGGAACTGCTAGATCTCTCTGGGAACAACATCACCACCCTCCCGAGCCCCATCTTCCAGGAGTACGATTTTCTGCGCACTCTAAACTTCCGCGAGAACAAGCTCCAGACCTTCTCGCCGG CGGAGGTGTTCAACGGTTTCCAATACTCCCTGTACAACTTGGACCTGAGCGGCAAGGAGAACAGCGTGGTGTCTCTGCAGGACCTCCGGCAGATGCGCAACATGCGTTTCCTCTCGATCTCGCGGATGCCCCAGTCGACCCTGTCCACGGACGATTTCATGGAGTACGGTATGGACATCAAGGAGCTACGCATCGTGAAAAGTAACTTGAACACCATCAAGAGTCACGCTTTCATGCACGTCCGCGGGATCAAGTACCTGGATTTCACGGAGAACTCGATCTCGTCGATAGAGGACGAGGCCTTCTCGGAG GTGGGCCACTCGCTGCTGACGCTGAGAATGTCCCATGGCCTGTCGTCCTCCGTCTCTGAGATACCGATCAAGCCCTTCAAGTTCTTGACGAATTTACAGCACCTCGACTTCAGCAACAACAAGATCAAATCTCTGCCAGACACGTCGTTCCATTTCCTCAAGAGGATCAAACGGATCGAGCTGCAGGACAACGAAATCGACAACATCAGAAAGGGAACGTTCCAG GGCGACATACATTCGACCCTGGAGGAAGTGAATTTCGCGTACAACAAGATTACAACCATTCAAACCCACACTTTCGTCGACCTGCTGAAATTAACGATGATAAATTTAGAAGACAACGCTATAGATAGAATCGAGAGGCGAGCGTTTATGAACATGAAGCTGCTCAAGTATATTAATCTGCGCGGTAACAAGATAAAGGACATCACTGACGAGTCTTTCCAG AATCTGCCGGACCTGGAGTTCCTCGACCTGGCCTACAACGACCTGAACGAGTTCGACTTCGCCTCGTTCGACCAAGTGGGAACATTGTCCTCGTTCAAAGTGAACGCCAGCCACAACGAGATCCCAAAGTTGTGGATCAATAGCACCACGTTCACGCCGCCGACCACCA TCGGCGGCACCATACAGTCGAACATCAAGGTGCTGGACCTCAGTTTCAACAACATATCCGACATAATGAGGTACTACTTCAAGCCAGTGGAGTACTCGCTGACGCACCTCCACCTGTCTCACAACCATCTGAGCAACGTGACGCAAGGTGTCTTCGGTAACATGCCACACCTGCAATGGCTCGATCTCAGCCACAACGAGCTGATGGAGGTCGACTTCGACTGCTTCAGAAACACGAGAAACATCCAGGTCCTCTTCCTCTCTTGGAACAACATCATAGACATACCAGCCGAGACCCTCAGGCCGCTGAAGAAGCTGAGGATCATCGATCTCTCCCACAATAAGCTAAGAACAATGCCGGATAATATGTTCTCGGACGCCAGCATAGAGAGCCTGGATCTATCCCACAATCAATTCATGAGGCTGCCCATCAAGACCATGTCCATGTCCTCCGCTGCTAGCTTGTCCATGCTGGATATCTCGTGGAACAGCTTGTCAGGGATCCACACCACGGACGCCATATTCCGATTACGA AGTCTAACATGGCTGGACCTGTCTTACAATCGGTTAGTCAGGCTCGACGACGGAGTGTTCACCGATCTGCCCTATCTAACTCACCTCGACTTAAGCCACAACAAGCAGCTGCTCCTGGAGTCTCGCGGAAGGACGTTCCACGGCTTGGAGGACTCGCTTCTTTACCTGGATTTAAGCAACATTTCTCTTCTAAGC GTGCCTGAATTGCCATTGCGAAGGCTGCAAACGTTGTACTTGGCGCACAACGAGCTCGCGTCGATAGCGCCGGAAATGGCATCGAACTTGACGGCCCTGCACTACTTGGACTTGAGCGCCAACGATCTGACAGTGGTGCCATTGATCACGCACACCTTGCCGGAGCTGAAGACCTTCAATCTGGCCGACAACCCCATAACTGCCATCAGCAACACCAGCTTCTTGGGCATCGCGGACAGCCTCGAGGAACTGGACATACGACGACTGTCTTTATCGACCTTTGAA GCAGGAGCTCTCTGCAAAGCCACCAAACTTCGCAGGCTATATATAACCGCTTACAACGGCGTGAAGAATTTCAACTTCCCCGGCATTCTGGAGTATAATCATGGTCTCAGGCATCTTGTCATCGAC GTACAAAACGACACGGATTTGGAGAAAGAGATGAATGGAAAGTTCCCCTACAAATTATTCAACGTAACACTGACTGGGCGAGCTTTGAAGAACATCCACACGGATATACTGCAT GGAATAAGGAATCCGCATTTGCACTTCGGAATGTATAACACCAGCGTGGACACTGTCCCGCAGAAGATGTTCGAGAACGCAGAATGGGTGAGAAACGTAACAGTTCATCTTTATCACAGCGACGTGCGAACCCTTCACAATCCATCCAACGGATATAAACCAGGAGTTACAGGGAAACGATTTCTGATGAAGCTCACCGTGGCTGGGAGCTACTTCACCTGCGACTGCGATATCGG ATGGATGGAGACCTGGCAGAGGAAGCACAGACAGTACCAGGAGGATCGGTGCAGCACCTACAGCGAGTTCAAGAACTTCGAGAagaacgaagaggacgaggagttCGATTGCTGGAACAACGACTGGGACGACGACCTTCGTGAATCGTTTTGCTTGAACAAGAACAATATCTCGGTGCTGGAAGCGTTGAAAAGCGACCTCGAATGCGGATGGGGCGCCGGCGGCTACATCCACCCGCCCCATCATCTCGTTCTCCTGCTCCTCGTCATTCTTGCAGCGACCATCTACTAA
- the Chp gene encoding leucine rich repeat containing G protein-coupled receptor chaoptin isoform X1, giving the protein MNLVTMVKVGYALMIFTLLLMMWAVMVRMHELPVQYPPCFFNPLCTCSKAIPDLGIVTCYNVPMPRIPQPINSSKVFMLQLENNGLMFLQSQFLMNTGLYSLRIKHNPLADIPDEAFLGLERSLWELELPYNRLERVPSRSFRHLQKLQLLDLTGNKISKIAADNWRGLENSLQKLHLGRNAIDKLPADAFAGLTYLDMLDLRENNLKEIDPSVFRDGMAHLVHLYLNGNQLTHIPYAQLSSLKRVKVLDLSYNRISKMLNMQQEPEIRGIQMSLDTLRLDYNQIEILMPGDFQHFHKVNKTYLDGNPLTMIEEGAFRDSRIRELYFSDCDLMQVSSAEFAGLESSLELLDLSGNNITTLPSPIFQEYDFLRTLNFRENKLQTFSPAEVFNGFQYSLYNLDLSGKENSVVSLQDLRQMRNMRFLSISRMPQSTLSTDDFMEYGMDIKELRIVKSNLNTIKSHAFMHVRGIKYLDFTENSISSIEDEAFSEVGHSLLTLRMSHGLSSSVSEIPIKPFKFLTNLQHLDFSNNKIKSLPDTSFHFLKRIKRIELQDNEIDNIRKGTFQGDIHSTLEEVNFAYNKITTIQTHTFVDLLKLTMINLEDNAIDRIERRAFMNMKLLKYINLRGNKIKDITDESFQNLPDLEFLDLAYNDLNEFDFASFDQVGTLSSFKVNASHNEIPKLWINSTTFTPPTTIGGTIQSNIKVLDLSFNNISDIMRYYFKPVEYSLTHLHLSHNHLSNVTQGVFGNMPHLQWLDLSHNELMEVDFDCFRNTRNIQVLFLSWNNIIDIPAETLRPLKKLRIIDLSHNKLRTMPDNMFSDASIESLDLSHNQFMRLPIKTMSMSSAASLSMLDISWNSLSGIHTTDAIFRLRSLTWLDLSYNRLVRLDDGVFTDLPYLTHLDLSHNKQLLLESRGRTFHGLEDSLLYLDLSNISLLSVPELPLRRLQTLYLAHNELASIAPEMASNLTALHYLDLSANDLTVVPLITHTLPELKTFNLADNPITAISNTSFLGIADSLEELDIRRLSLSTFEAGALCKATKLRRLYITAYNGVKNFNFPGILEYNHGLRHLVIDVQNDTDLEKEMNGKFPYKLFNVTLTGRALKNIHTDILHGIRNPHLHFGMYNTSVDTVPQKMFENAEWVRNVTVHLYHSDVRTLHNPSNGYKPGVTGKRFLMKLTVAGSYFTCDCDIGWMETWQRKHRQYQEDRCSTYSEFKNFEKNEEDEEFDCWNNDWDDDLRESFCLNKNNISVLEALKSDLECGWGAGGYIHPPHHLVLLLLVILAATIY; this is encoded by the exons ATG AATTTGGTAACGATGGTGAAAGTGGGTTACGCTCTAATGATTTTCACCCTGTTGCTGATGATGTGGGCGGTGATGGTCCGGATGCACGAGCTGCCCGTGCAATACCCACCGTGTTTCTTCAACCCCCTTTGCACCTGCTCGAAAGCTATCCCCGATCTCGGCATAGTCACCTGTTACAACGTCCCGATGCCGCGGATACCTCAGCCGATCAACTCTTCGAAGGTGTTCATGCTGCAACTGGAGAACAACGGGCTGATGTTCCTGCAGTCGCAATTTCTCATGAACACAG GTCTGTACAGCCTACGGATCAAGCATAATCCCCTGGCCGACATCCCGGACGAAGCTTTCCTAGGGCTTGAGAGATCGTTATGGGAGCTCGAATTACCCTACAATCGACTGGAGAGGGTTCCCAGCAGGTCGTTCAGGCATTTGCAGAAACTGCAACTTCTCGATCTGACAG GTAACAAGATATCGAAGATCGCCGCGGACAATTGGCGCGGCCTGGAGAATTCTCTGCAAAAGCTGCACCTGGGACGTAACGCGATCGACAAACTTCCGGCGGACGCGTTCGCCGGCCTCACCTACTTGGACATGCTCGATCTCAGGGAGAACAACCTGAAGGAGATCGACCCGTCCGTGTTCAGGGATGGCATGGCTCATCTGGTGCACCTCTACCTGAACGGAAACCAACTCACCCACATACCGTACGCGCAGCTGTCCTCCCTGAAGCGCGTGAAGGTCCTCGATCTCAGCTACAACAGGATATCGAAGATGCTGAACATGCAGCAGGAACCAGAGATCAGGGGGATACAGATGTCTCTGGACACTCTGCGGCTGGATTACAATCAGATCGAGATCCTGATGCCTGGTGACTTCCAGCACTTCCATAAAGTCAACAAGACCTACCTCGATGGCAATCCTTTGACTATGATCGAG GAGGGGGCATTTAGGGATTCCAGGATACGGGAGCTTTATTTCAGCGATTGCGATCTCATGCAAGTCAGCTCCGCCGAGTTCGCCGGGCTGGAGTCGTCCCTGGAACTGCTAGATCTCTCTGGGAACAACATCACCACCCTCCCGAGCCCCATCTTCCAGGAGTACGATTTTCTGCGCACTCTAAACTTCCGCGAGAACAAGCTCCAGACCTTCTCGCCGG CGGAGGTGTTCAACGGTTTCCAATACTCCCTGTACAACTTGGACCTGAGCGGCAAGGAGAACAGCGTGGTGTCTCTGCAGGACCTCCGGCAGATGCGCAACATGCGTTTCCTCTCGATCTCGCGGATGCCCCAGTCGACCCTGTCCACGGACGATTTCATGGAGTACGGTATGGACATCAAGGAGCTACGCATCGTGAAAAGTAACTTGAACACCATCAAGAGTCACGCTTTCATGCACGTCCGCGGGATCAAGTACCTGGATTTCACGGAGAACTCGATCTCGTCGATAGAGGACGAGGCCTTCTCGGAG GTGGGCCACTCGCTGCTGACGCTGAGAATGTCCCATGGCCTGTCGTCCTCCGTCTCTGAGATACCGATCAAGCCCTTCAAGTTCTTGACGAATTTACAGCACCTCGACTTCAGCAACAACAAGATCAAATCTCTGCCAGACACGTCGTTCCATTTCCTCAAGAGGATCAAACGGATCGAGCTGCAGGACAACGAAATCGACAACATCAGAAAGGGAACGTTCCAG GGCGACATACATTCGACCCTGGAGGAAGTGAATTTCGCGTACAACAAGATTACAACCATTCAAACCCACACTTTCGTCGACCTGCTGAAATTAACGATGATAAATTTAGAAGACAACGCTATAGATAGAATCGAGAGGCGAGCGTTTATGAACATGAAGCTGCTCAAGTATATTAATCTGCGCGGTAACAAGATAAAGGACATCACTGACGAGTCTTTCCAG AATCTGCCGGACCTGGAGTTCCTCGACCTGGCCTACAACGACCTGAACGAGTTCGACTTCGCCTCGTTCGACCAAGTGGGAACATTGTCCTCGTTCAAAGTGAACGCCAGCCACAACGAGATCCCAAAGTTGTGGATCAATAGCACCACGTTCACGCCGCCGACCACCA TCGGCGGCACCATACAGTCGAACATCAAGGTGCTGGACCTCAGTTTCAACAACATATCCGACATAATGAGGTACTACTTCAAGCCAGTGGAGTACTCGCTGACGCACCTCCACCTGTCTCACAACCATCTGAGCAACGTGACGCAAGGTGTCTTCGGTAACATGCCACACCTGCAATGGCTCGATCTCAGCCACAACGAGCTGATGGAGGTCGACTTCGACTGCTTCAGAAACACGAGAAACATCCAGGTCCTCTTCCTCTCTTGGAACAACATCATAGACATACCAGCCGAGACCCTCAGGCCGCTGAAGAAGCTGAGGATCATCGATCTCTCCCACAATAAGCTAAGAACAATGCCGGATAATATGTTCTCGGACGCCAGCATAGAGAGCCTGGATCTATCCCACAATCAATTCATGAGGCTGCCCATCAAGACCATGTCCATGTCCTCCGCTGCTAGCTTGTCCATGCTGGATATCTCGTGGAACAGCTTGTCAGGGATCCACACCACGGACGCCATATTCCGATTACGA AGTCTAACATGGCTGGACCTGTCTTACAATCGGTTAGTCAGGCTCGACGACGGAGTGTTCACCGATCTGCCCTATCTAACTCACCTCGACTTAAGCCACAACAAGCAGCTGCTCCTGGAGTCTCGCGGAAGGACGTTCCACGGCTTGGAGGACTCGCTTCTTTACCTGGATTTAAGCAACATTTCTCTTCTAAGC GTGCCTGAATTGCCATTGCGAAGGCTGCAAACGTTGTACTTGGCGCACAACGAGCTCGCGTCGATAGCGCCGGAAATGGCATCGAACTTGACGGCCCTGCACTACTTGGACTTGAGCGCCAACGATCTGACAGTGGTGCCATTGATCACGCACACCTTGCCGGAGCTGAAGACCTTCAATCTGGCCGACAACCCCATAACTGCCATCAGCAACACCAGCTTCTTGGGCATCGCGGACAGCCTCGAGGAACTGGACATACGACGACTGTCTTTATCGACCTTTGAA GCAGGAGCTCTCTGCAAAGCCACCAAACTTCGCAGGCTATATATAACCGCTTACAACGGCGTGAAGAATTTCAACTTCCCCGGCATTCTGGAGTATAATCATGGTCTCAGGCATCTTGTCATCGAC GTACAAAACGACACGGATTTGGAGAAAGAGATGAATGGAAAGTTCCCCTACAAATTATTCAACGTAACACTGACTGGGCGAGCTTTGAAGAACATCCACACGGATATACTGCAT GGAATAAGGAATCCGCATTTGCACTTCGGAATGTATAACACCAGCGTGGACACTGTCCCGCAGAAGATGTTCGAGAACGCAGAATGGGTGAGAAACGTAACAGTTCATCTTTATCACAGCGACGTGCGAACCCTTCACAATCCATCCAACGGATATAAACCAGGAGTTACAGGGAAACGATTTCTGATGAAGCTCACCGTGGCTGGGAGCTACTTCACCTGCGACTGCGATATCGG ATGGATGGAGACCTGGCAGAGGAAGCACAGACAGTACCAGGAGGATCGGTGCAGCACCTACAGCGAGTTCAAGAACTTCGAGAagaacgaagaggacgaggagttCGATTGCTGGAACAACGACTGGGACGACGACCTTCGTGAATCGTTTTGCTTGAACAAGAACAATATCTCGGTGCTGGAAGCGTTGAAAAGCGACCTCGAATGCGGATGGGGCGCCGGCGGCTACATCCACCCGCCCCATCATCTCGTTCTCCTGCTCCTCGTCATTCTTGCAGCGACCATCTACTAA